CTCATCCATTTCGGCTTCCAACACACGCTCATAGAACCTACTCGTAAGCTGTCTCAAAAGCCTATCACTGCCGATAAGTTCTTCTTTTGTCATTCCATGAAAATCGAGTTGGTCAAGCATCAAATCGATTACATCTTTTTCTTTGTTCTTTCTTTCGGCTGTCATAATATTTCTCCTAGTATATCATTTTTCAGCCATTTACACAATTTATTTTATAGGGCCTATCTAACCATATTTAGTAATTATCTTTTATATTAATCTATTTAATATCAAAAATTTCTTTATTATAAAATATCAAACACACTTTTCTTATTTGCTTAAATTTTTCTATATTTTTCTACTAATAGCCCTATTTATTTTGTTATTGAATCTTATAAACTCATTTCATATTGCCTATTTGTAATCTTTGTCTGTACTTCACTAGCAACTTCAGGCAATTCATTCTGTAAAAAGTCTTTTATAACAGGTATCTTTTTTATGATGTTTGAAAAGAAATTGATTGCCTTGGTTTTAAAATACTTTAAAGCATTTAGTTCTTCACTTTGAGAGACAATAATTTTATTCAAGCTTTCTTTTTCATCATTTAATTTGTTGTTTTGTTGAGAAAGTTCTAAATTCCTATCCTTGTAGACTACAAGCTCACGCTCTAAGTTATCTGCTTGTATTGCTTTTTCCTCGAGTGGCTTTATTTTGTCTTGAAAGTTTTTTATTTCTTGTTCCTTTTGCTCTGATTCTTGCTTGAAACACATTGCTTCTGCTCTAGCCATTGCAGTTTCGCCTTTAATTTCCTTATTTTCTTTTGTTAAAACGTCTATTTGTTTGAATTTTTCCCTAATCTCATCTGTACTACCAAATTCTTCCTCGCTTGTTTTTATTATGCTCTCTAAATTTTATATTTTTTGCTTTTGATCATTAATTATGTTATCTTGATTAAGTAAATTTGCATTTTCTTGAGTAAGTTTATTATTTGTAGCTTTTAGCTTATCATTAATTTCTAACAAATCTTTATTTTCTTGAAGTATTTCACTATTTTTTAAAAGCTGGGCGGTTAATTCATTTATCTGCTCTTTTAACTCGACTTCTGAAACAATATAGATTCTGTCTTGAAAAATTTGTAATACTTGTTTTCTTAAAGAGCCGATTAACTTGCCATATTCGCTCGGATCTAGTTCGTAATACTCGTCCCCAAAAAGATGCTTATCCTTTGTAATAAATTTCGATATGGTTTGATTAATTAAATTCGATATTTGCTTGTGTAATTCTTGTTCGCTTTTGAACTCCAATTCAGCCTGATGCATCTGTTTAAGGTTTTTATGAACACTCTTGCTGCCCTTAACACCCCTGACTGCTATTTGACTAAAAGCATCAGCAGCCATATCTTGAAGTGATGAGCCAAACTGTTGCATCTCTTTTCTATTACGTCTTATACATGCATGTTTATTGTGGTCATAGTTTGTAAAAATAATCTGATAATGCTTAACCTTCTCATCATTATGCTCGGCTACAGAAATACACTCAACTCCATATTTTAGACAGTACGCATTAACAAATCTTTGAGCTTGATTTTTTAAATCAAGACTATTTATCAAATTAACCTCTTGATCGTTTAACCCCTCCTTAGAATTCTTTGGCCTAGTTGTTCCGAAAGTGATTAAAATTTCAGTAAAAGGAGTCATTTTTTTCTGCCATGACTTTTTCTTAACTTTACCATTCTTGTCTGTTGTTGTTTGGATCTCATAATCTTTTTTAAAGGAATTCATCTTGTTATTGATCATATCCATTATCTCGCTACTTTGAAAACTATAACTAGAAGCATCAAACAAGGAGCCATATGGATTTTGAATAAAATATTTATTAGACCCTGACTTTCTGCGCAAATATTTAATACGTTTAGTCTGTTCTAGCTCCCGTAGATTATGAGCAAGTCTACCTATGGCTTTATCCGGAGTTAAATTCTCTGAGAGGGCAGATACTACTATCTCGTATCCATTAATTTTTATAGGACTCATCTAGAGCTACTGTCCGCTGATCTTAATTCTTTTTTGAAATATATAAGCAGCTATATCTGTTATCGAAAAAGCTATACGAGAATTTTTTGCATCACCCATCTTTATATAGCGTGGTATATCTCTACCCTGAGATATACGCAAATCCAATGTTGAGACTCCTATACCAAGTAGCTTTGCAGTCTGCTCTCTATTTAGCATCACCCTACCAGCAAATTGAGACTTTATACAATCAAGAAGCTGTTTATAATCTTGATTATCATAGAAATTATTCATTTTCAAGTCCTTTTTAATTTATTTTCTATATTAATTATACTGATCATGCATTTTTATTTTGAAAAAATAGACTTTTTGAGAAAATTTTTCATACTTTGTTGTAGTTTGGATTATATTAGTGTATTTTAGAGTGCAATATTTTTTTATTATCTATAGTAGCATTAATAAGCAAGAAGGATGCTGAAGTATTAGGAAGCCTTTTATAAAATACATTCTATTTTAAAAATTAAATTATTCTACAAGAATATTATCGAATATCAAAAAATACTATTGAATACTCAAATAATTGTATATCCAAAGAAATATATGCAGAAAAATTAAATATAGCATTCTGGAAAATATTAAAACACTATATAACAATTTAGAATCTTAAAAATTTTCGGGAACAAATAGGGAACAAATTTGACAAAACCAAGAAACCTTAAAGCTTAAGAAATATCGGTAGAATAGGGGGTTTTAAAAGGGTTTTTATAAGGAAATGGCTCCGGATGCTGGATTTGTATAATATCATTTCTTAAAGTATTTTATATGCCCCTAAAATACCACATAATACCCTATAATAGGCACTTTAATTGATTAAGCTTACTCTAAGCTATCCTAGAATATCATGCATTTTTACAAAAACAAAGGGGAAATAAAGGGGAAAAATGCTCCGCCACTTTTTAAGCAAAAGGAGAAACCTTAAATGGCACTCATATCTTATAATAAATTTGCAAATACAAACAAATATCCTGGAGTAAGAATATATGTTCTTGATAATAATGATATAGTATTTTACATAAGAATTGATGGCAAAGATATAAAAGTAGGCTCAAAATCAGAAGGCGTAAACGTAACCTACGCCTACAACAAAAAGAAGGAGTATGATACCAAAAAGAGAAACGGCGAACTGCCAGATAGCATAGCCAAAAAACAGCTTGCTAAAGGCGGTTTAAAATTTGATGATATAGCAAAAGCATTTTTTGATTATAAACTCGAACAAACGCCAGATAAAACGGAAAACATTAAGGAGCAAATCTGCATGTACGAGCAGTATCATAAAAGTAAATTCGGAAGTATCACTACTAGCTTGATAAGCTCCGAGATGATACAAGAGCATTTTAAAAACATAAAGGAAACAGTGTCTAGTAGAACCGGTCGCAAGCTATCACAGTCGCGTACAAACGCTATCATGGGTATAATAAGAACGATTTTTAACTACGCTATAAAACAAAAACTTATATCTCATCTTAGTCCATTTGATATAGAGATCAAAAAACCAGATAATAAAAGAGAGAGGTTTTTAGAGCTTATAGAGATAGATTTGCTTCGTAAAGAAATAGCCAAGAAAAACGATTTTGCATTAGAGCTATTTATAGAGCTTGCACTATGTACGGGAGCTAGGCTTGACGGTATATTAAACATAAAGAAAAAAGATATATCGCTTTCAAATATGAGCGTAAACATAACCGACTTTAAAAGCAAAAATCCAGAGAATAAAAGATATACGGGATTTTTAAGCGATGAGGCATTGGTGTTGATAAATAAAATTTACACGACAATTTCGCCAAATGATGCTCTTGTCGATAAACCCTACGCCACCCTCCAAAACGTTTTGCAGCATCTATTAAACAAACTCTTTAATGACGGCCTTGCGCCGGAGGACAGCGCAAATAGAGTCGTAATACATACGTTAAGGCACACGTTTGCCTCTCATCTAGCCATAGCCGGCACTCCGATACTTACAATAAAGAAACTAATGAATCATTCGGATATAAACCACACTCTTAGATATGCTAAGCTGATGCCAGATAGCGGTAAAGAGATGGTGAAGAAACTATATAAAGTATAATTTTGTAGAAAAAGTTGTATAATCCAATAATTATTAGATAGATTGAGATGTTCGATTTTGTCGCTTACCATTTATAAAAATAAAACCATAAATTTAAATCGTATATATTATATATAGGCAAACACAATGACCCAAAAAAGAGAATTTATACCCAAAGAGCTTCCACTAGATTTTAAGCCAACCGAGCAAATTTATAAGGCGCTAAATAGAGCCTCAAGAAAACTAGGCGAGCTAAACGGTTTTATAAAAACCATTCCAAACCATGACATTTTAATAAATTCTCTCGTACTGCAAGAGGCAAAAGATTCAAGCGCGATCGAAAACATTATCACTACGCACGATGAGCTATTTTTAGCGCAAATAGACGAAACCAAGATAGCACAAAGCGCAAAAGAGGTTATAAACTACGAAATAGCCTTAAAAAAGGGCTATTCGCTTATAAAAAAAGATAATCTATTCTTAACTCGTCATATACTAGAGATTCAAAAACGATTGCAGCGCAATAATGCAGGCTTTCGCACCCAAAGCGGAACTATGCTTAAAAATCCTACCACAGGCGAGATAAAGCATATACCGCCGCAACATATAGATGACATAAATAAATTAATGGTAAATTTAGAAAAGTATATGAACGATGACTTAGATGAGCTTGATCCACTAATTAGACTAGCGGTGATCCACTATCAGTTTGAAACCATACATCCGTTTTATGACGGAAACGGCAGAACCGGACGCATCATAAACGTCTTATATCTAACGCACAAAAAGCTACTTGATCTGCCGATTTTATATCTGAGTGCCTATATCATAAAAAACAAATCCAGATACTACGAGCTTTTGGAAAATGTAAGCAAAAACGGCGAGTGGAGCGAATGGATAGAATATATGCTAAACGGCATAGAGCGCACCGCAGAGGCATCCGTCACGCTCATAAAAGAGATAGACGATGCCATAATGGAATTTAGCAAACTCTTGCAGGAAAAAGAGCGAGGTGTATATAGCAAAGATTTTGTG
This sequence is a window from Campylobacter sp. RM16189. Protein-coding genes within it:
- a CDS encoding Fic family protein; translated protein: MTQKREFIPKELPLDFKPTEQIYKALNRASRKLGELNGFIKTIPNHDILINSLVLQEAKDSSAIENIITTHDELFLAQIDETKIAQSAKEVINYEIALKKGYSLIKKDNLFLTRHILEIQKRLQRNNAGFRTQSGTMLKNPTTGEIKHIPPQHIDDINKLMVNLEKYMNDDLDELDPLIRLAVIHYQFETIHPFYDGNGRTGRIINVLYLTHKKLLDLPILYLSAYIIKNKSRYYELLENVSKNGEWSEWIEYMLNGIERTAEASVTLIKEIDDAIMEFSKLLQEKERGVYSKDFVELLFSYPYTKIESVEKKLNISRQTASKYLKICEKLGAFRCVKLGRINYFVNLRLFEILKRGLIL
- a CDS encoding site-specific integrase — protein: MALISYNKFANTNKYPGVRIYVLDNNDIVFYIRIDGKDIKVGSKSEGVNVTYAYNKKKEYDTKKRNGELPDSIAKKQLAKGGLKFDDIAKAFFDYKLEQTPDKTENIKEQICMYEQYHKSKFGSITTSLISSEMIQEHFKNIKETVSSRTGRKLSQSRTNAIMGIIRTIFNYAIKQKLISHLSPFDIEIKKPDNKRERFLELIEIDLLRKEIAKKNDFALELFIELALCTGARLDGILNIKKKDISLSNMSVNITDFKSKNPENKRYTGFLSDEALVLINKIYTTISPNDALVDKPYATLQNVLQHLLNKLFNDGLAPEDSANRVVIHTLRHTFASHLAIAGTPILTIKKLMNHSDINHTLRYAKLMPDSGKEMVKKLYKV